Proteins found in one Triticum urartu cultivar G1812 chromosome 4, Tu2.1, whole genome shotgun sequence genomic segment:
- the LOC125554334 gene encoding short-chain dehydrogenase reductase 3b-like: MSRPRLDGKVAIVTGGASGIGEAAARLFAASGATVVIADIQDALGEAVAASIAESGACCTYARCDVTDEAQVEATVAAAVAAHGRLDVMLSNAGVLLPTGPVTDMDLSALDRVMAVNFRGAAACVKHAARAMVAAGVRGAIVCTGSVACVQGGFGPASYTASKHALLGLVRAAAGELGRHGVRVNLVSPGGVATPLSCAVVGVGAEEMEAMTEAHNVLRGKVLRAADVAEAALFLASDQAGFISGHNLVVDGATTAVNPAVLRSIGL, from the coding sequence ATGTCGAGGCCGAGGTTGGACGGCAAGGTGGCCATCGTGACGGGCGGCGCGAGCGGCATCGGCGAGGCGGCCGCGCGGCTCTTCGCGGCCAGCGGCGCCACGGTGGTCATCGCGGACATCCAGGACGCGCTGGGCGAGGCGGTCGCGGCCTCCATCGCGGAGTCCGGCGCGTGCTGCACGTACGCGCGGTGCGACGTGACGGACGAGGCCCAGGTGGAGGCCACGGTGGCGGCGGCCGTCGCGGCGCACGGCCGGCTCGACGTCATGCTCAGCAACGCCGGCGTGCTGCTCCCGACGGGCCCCGTCACGGACATGGACCTGTCCGCGCTGGACCGCGTCATGGCCGTCAACTTCCGGGGCGCCGCGGCGTGCGTCAAGCACGCGGCCCGCGCCATGGTGGCGGCCGGCGTCCGGGGCGCCATCGTGTGCACGGGGAGCGTGGCGTGCGTGCAGGGCGGGTTCGGCCCGGCGTCGTACACGGCGTCCAAGCACGCGCTGCTGGGCCTGGTGCGCGCCGCGGCGGGCGAGCTCGGGCGGCACGGCGTGCGCGTCAACCTCGTGTCGCCCGGCGGAGTGGCGACGCCGCTCAGCTGCGCCGTGGTGGGCGTGGGAGCCGAGGAGATGGAGGCCATGACGGAGGCCCACAACGTGCTGCGCGGGAAGGTGCTGCGCGCGGCCGACGTGGCGGAAGCGGCGCTGTTCCTCGCGTCCGACCAGGCCGGCTTCATCAGCGGCCACAACCTCGTCGTCGACGGCGCCACCACCGCCGTGAACCCCGCCGTGCTGCGGTCCATCGGGCTGTGA